Genomic window (Pseudomonas hydrolytica):
ACCGAAAGGGAGAAGCTGACGCTGCTGCGCGCCCTGGCCCAGCTCGGGCACAGCGCCGCTGGCATCATCCCGATCGGCATGGAGATGGAGTTCCTCAACGCTGCCCAGGGTGACCCGGCTGCGTTCAAGCTGATGATCGACTGGTGCGAGCGCACCCAGAGCAAGGTGATCCTGGGCGGCACGCTCACCAGCGGTACCGGCGAAGGCACCAACACCAACGCCCTGGGCAACGTGCACAACGAGGTGCGCCTCGATCTGCGCGACTCCGACGCCAAGCAGCTGGCCGCCACCATCAGCCGTGACCTGGTGTACCCGATCGCCGTGCTCAACGGCCTGGTGGACAACTGGAAGCGCTGCCCGCGCCTGGTGTTCCCCACCCAGGAACCAGAGGATCTCAAGGCCTACGCCGATGCGCTGCCCAGCCTGGTCAAGCTCGGCTTCAAGATTCCGCGTCAGTGGGCCCAGGAGCGAGTCGCCATCCCTGAGCCGGCCGACAACGAGGACGTGTTGCAGCTGCAGGCCGAGCCATCGGCGCCGACCGAGCCTGAGCCGCCTGCAGGCGTTGCGGTGGCCACCGCACAACAGAAGCCAGCCACCACCGCCGCACAGCGCCTGGACGATGACCTGCAGCCCATCACCGGCCAGTGGATCGTGCGTATCCGCCAGCTGGTGGAGCGGGCCGAGAGCCTGGAGCAGATTCGCGATGGCCTGGCCGAGCTGCTGCCGGACATGAGCATCGAGCAGTACGCCGAGGCCATGGCGCAGGCGCTGGCCGCTGCAGCCCTGCAGGGGCGCCTGGACATCGTCCAGGAGGCCGCCAATGGCCGTTAGCGCCACGTCGCTGCCGTTCCGCGAGCAGAACGAGTTCCTGCGCCGCAAACTCAACTTGCCTACTAACGGCTGGACGGACGTATACGGCCGCGAGAACGACTATGCGTTCGTCGTAGCCGGCGCCAACCGTAACGACCTGGTGGCCGACTTCCACCAGGCGGTGCAGCGGGCGATCGAGGGCGGTACCACGCTGGAGGCGTACCCCGTTGTGTGTGGCGGCATGCTGACTGGCGCCGCAGCTACGCGCTTCAGCGAGGCCACTCACTCCATGCCGTACAAGGGCAATCGCTTCGGCTTGGGTCTGCGCAGCAATGATGCGTGGATTCAGCCGCAGGCCTACCCGTGGAGTAATACCTGGATCGCTGGCACCGGGGCGTCAGCAACGTCTCCGAATCTCCGTGAGACCGACAACATCTATCACCTGTTACCGATCGAGCTGCATGACGCAGCAAACATCTGGGGCTCGCTCGACGGCATCTTCTACATCACCGGCTTCAACAACGCGGTCGAGAACACCCTTGTTATCGATGGCGATGACTACGTCGTGATCCAGGACGTTTCCCGCACCGGCCACACCGACTACTACGCAATGAGGCTCGACGACTGATGGCCTATTACACCGGCTCGGCGGCTGATATGAGCGGTATTCGCAGCGCTCTCGTCGCGGCATGTACAGACAACGGATGGACATGGAACGCCGCTACCAATGTACTCAGCAAGGGCTCGCTCCATCTGCTGCTGACCAATGACGCCATCAACATGTCTCTAACTGGGCGCACGTCGGCTTCTTCCGGGAACATGCCCAACGAGGTTCAGATCGGCCGTTTGATGGCCAAGGCCGGCACTCCAACGCTCGACGTGACATACCCGGCGCAGTACGACATTTTCGTTTTTACTGCCCCGGTTGATGAGGTCTGGTTGACGGTTCGCTACGACGTCGATCGATATCAATGGTGCGCATTTGGTCGCTCAGTCATCCAGCTGCCGGGTACGGGGATGTTTGTCGCTGCTATCCGCGGCTCGGTGCCTATCAACCATGACGTGCCAACGGTGGTCTCGCCATTCCATATCGGTCCCGCCGCGGGTGGAGCTGATCGCAGTGGTAGCCACGGACTAACATCTGGGGCGTTCGGTTGGAACACGTCCGGCCGGGCATTCCCGGCGCAGAGAGACGTCTACCTACACTCAGACCTGGATGGGAACGGGTGGAACTTGCGGCTTAACGACCCCAGTGCAGCGCTGCCCGGCGTTAATGCCTTTTCGCAACTCGTTGCTGCGCAGCCGTCGGCCTGGAACAGTGAGGCTGCGTTGATTCCGATGCGTCTCTACCGCTTCCGGGCATCTAACAAGCTCAGCCTGGTGGCCGACTTGGTTAATGTTCGGCACGTGCGCAATGACAACTATGTTCCAGGTCAGATCATAGAAATTGGTCCCGACCGCTGGAAGACGTTCCCATGGCATAGGCGTGATGGTGTTGTGCGCAATGGAACCGGTGGAGGCACCGCATTCGACAACATCGACCATAGCGGCACCTTCGGCTACGCCGTGCGCTATGACGGGCCCTGAATATGGCTATTCTGCAAGGCCTGCTCCGGGCAGCTAGCACGGGTGGTTTCACCGAACCGCAATGGGCGGCGGACCTCTATACCCGTGCAGTGGGCGCATCCCCGGCTGATATGCAGCGCACACCTGGTGGTGCTGCGCTCTCGATGCACTGGCCGGTTGAGGCCAACGGGCGTGAGATCAACGGGCGGCGAGGGGGTAGCTTCCTTGACGACTACTATTTCCGGGTCCATATCACCCCGAGCCGGCTGGATCTGGGCAACGTCGTCTCCGCGCAGACGAGCCCTGTGTTTCTCTGGAATGCCTTCCTCGGTGCTCGTACGCTGACCAGCATTGAGGGCCTGGATGAGGGGATACAGGTTGGCGGCCAACCAGCACCGCCGTTGCTGTTCCCTGGCCTGAAGGAGTTGTCCTGGGATGTGACCGTCACTCCAGACGGACAACCCGTCCTTGATACCGTAGTTACCTGGCTATTTGACAACGGTAGCGCACCCGGCCTACGGATCACCGCCAACCGCATTATCGCCTGGACATTCGCGCCCGACTGGGGTGATGGCATCGATGAGGTGCTCTCGGCACTGACTGATGTGCTGCAGAGCGAGTCGGCCGTCAGTCAGCGCCGCCGTCTGCGCATCGCGCTGCGTCGTGAATTTTCCGGGCCGATGTATGCCGAGGGGCGCGAGCGACAGCTGCTCGATCTCGCGCTGTTCGGCTGGAGTGATCGTATCTGGTCGATCCCGATCTGGCCGGACATCCAGCTGCTGCAGGTGGCTATCGCCGCCGACTCTGCATTCATTCCCTGCAGCACGCAGTACCTGGACTTTCGTGACGGCGGCTTGGCGATGCTGCGCGGTGAGGACGCCTTTACCAGTGAGACGGTCGAGATCCTCGACGTCCTCAGCAACGGGCTGCAGCTCAAGCGCAACACACAGCAGCCCTGGCCGGCTGGCTCGCGCCTGTATCCAGCTCGCGCCGCCCAGCTGCTCGAAGAACCTACTCAGCGCAAGCTCACCGATCGTCTCGTCGAAGCAGAGGTTCGCTTTTTGGTGGTCGAGCCCTCGGATTGGCCCGAATGGCTGCCCGCCACCTTATATAGAGGCTACCCGGTATGGGCGCGCCGGCCGGACGAGACCGAGGACCTGACCCATGCGGCCGAGCGGCTGCGCAAAACGCTAGACAGCGGCTTCGCCCAGCCCCTGATCACTGACGCAGCCAGGCGTGCGTTGCAGGTGCTCGGCCAGCGCCATGTCGACCTGGGGCGCGAAGCGCGGGCGTTGGTTCGATCCTTCATCTATGGCATGCGCGGCCGGCAGCAGGCCGTATGGGTGCCAACCCACATGGATGACGTGACCCTCTTGGCAACTGTCTCGGCGGTGGCCACCACCATGGATATCACCCATATCGGCTACACCCGCTTCAGCGCCGGCAAGGCCGGTCGGCGGGATATCCGCATTGAGCTGTGGGACGGCACCGTGCGCATGCGCCGCATCATCGGTTCGACGGAGATCAACAGCCAGGTCGAGCGCCTGGCGCTCAGTAGCGGCCTGGGCATCGAGGTGCAGCCGCACCAGGTCGCGCGCATCAGCTGGATGAACCTGATGCGCTTCGAGAGCGATGTGCAGCGCATCCAGCACATGACCGACAGCGAAGGCGTTGCCGCCTGGGCAACGGTATTTAAAGAGGAGCGGGATGATGAGCTTTAGCAGTCGTGAGACCTCGCTCGCGACTGGCGCGCCACTCCGCTTCTATGAGTTCCGCCGCGGTGTGATGCGCTGGCTGTATATCAGCTGCGACCGTGACGTGACCGTGGGGACCCAGGTGTTCCGCACGGTGCGCGGCGGCATCAGTGACAACGGCATCCGCCAGAGCGGCGTGGCCAAGCAGGATTCGCTGCTGATCACCGCGCCAGCCGACATTGAGGTCGCCGAGCCGTTTCGCAACAGCATCCCCAGCTCGAAGATCGGCCTGATCATCTATGACGGCCACTACGGCGAAGCCGAGCGCAAGTGGCGCTATACCGGCAGCATCGCCAGCGTGCGCTGGCCCGAGCTGGACCGCTGCACCATCACATGCCAGAGCATTGATGCGGAAATGGACCGGCCTGGCCTGAGCGATACGTTCAGCCGCACCTGCACAACGTATCTCGGTTCGCCCTGGTGCAAGGTCGACCTCAACCCACTGCGCGTCGATACCACCATCCAGGCCATGACTGGCGCCACCATCAGCAGTGGGGCTCTTGCCGCGTTCCCGGACGGCTGGTTCACCGGCGGGTGGGTCGAGTGGCCGATCGGCCAGGGCGAATACGACAGGCGCACAATCGAGCGGCATATAGGCGGCGTGCTTACCCTGCTGGGCGGCACCGTAGCACTCGGCCTCGGCCGAGCGATTCGCGTGTTCCCCGGCTGCGACTTCCTGGCCACTACCTGCCACAGCAAGTTCAACAACCTTGCCAACATGCGGGCTACACCGCAGATGGATGGCAAATCCCCCTTCGACGGCGAGCAGGTGTTCTGACATGTGGCCACAGATTGCGATTTTGGTGGCGTCGTTTCTCCTCAACCAGGCAACCGCGCCCAAGCCGAAGAAGCCCAAGCCAGCCTTCTTCCAGGACTTCGACTTCCCGCGGTGCGACGAAGGGACCGAGAAGGAGTGGATCTTCGGCCAGGTGTGGGCGAGGGACTGGATGGTGCTATCGGTGCGTAACCAGCGCAGCCAGGCAATCAAGGTGAAAGGGAGCAAGAAGTGAGCGACCGGCTGATCGTTACCATCCAGCACCTGCATACGGTGCCGACCTGGACAACCCGGACGGGCTACTGCGCCAAGCAGTCTCGGGCGTTCTTCGCCGAGCATGGGCTGGATTGGCTGAAGTTCGTGCAAGAGGGCATCGATGCCGAGCTGCTGCTGGCCACTGACAACGCTTTGGCCGCGCACCTGGTCGCCCATGCTCGTTCAGTAGAGGAGGCCCGCGATGGGAGCCAAGCCTAAAGCGCAAACTGTGGGTTTCCGCTACAGCTTCGATATTCACGGTGCGATCGCCAAGGCGATTGACGGCCTGCTGCAGATCCGCGCAAGCGGGAAGGTGGCCTGGTCGGGCAACGCCACAACCAGCCAGACCATCACCATCAACGCCCCTGACCTGTTCGGCGGCGACAAGGGCGAAGGCGGCATCCAGGGGCGCTTCGACTTGATGATGGGGGATGAGGCTCAACCGTTGAACGCCAGCCTCGCTGCTGCGCTGGGCGGCGGGCATGTGCCGAACTTCCGTGGGTTCGCCGGCTTCTTCTATTCCGGCCTGGTGACCTCGATCAACCCTTATCCAAAGCCTTGGGAGCTGCTGCGCTATCGCCGCATGAATGGCTGGGATGGAGATGTTTGGTACCCAGAGACCTGCGCCATCAACCTGGCGGGTGGCCAGGTACGGGCGATGAACCCGGCGCACATCCTCTATGAGGTCTACACCAATCGAGAGAATGGCCTGGGCGTCGATCGGGCCATGCTCGACGACACGGCATTCCGGGCTGCAGCGCTGAAGCTGTTCAATGAAGGCTTCGGCCTTTGCCTGGGCTGGAAGCGCTCTTCCGGGTCTCTGGCCGACTTCCGCGATCAGATCACCGACCACATCGGCGCCTACTGTGGCCCTGACCGTAACTCCGGCCTGATCACCCTCAAGCTGATCCGCGACGACTACACCGTTGCGGACTTGCCGTTGTTCGACGAGGACAGCGGATTGCTCAGCATCGAGGAGGACGAGAGCAGTAGTGCGCTGATCGCGCCCAGCCAGCTGTTCGTCGAGTACACAGACGCGGTCACTGGCGAGACCCGCCGGGCAAGGGCCGTCAACCAGGCGATCGCGCAGCTGCAGGGCGGCCCATCGTCAGAGACCAGGAGCTATCCGGGCATCCCGACGGGAGACCTGGCGGCGCGGGTCGTGCAGCGTGATATGCGTGTTATGGGCAGCAACCTTCGTAAGTACAAGGTCAAGCTGGACCGTCGCGGATCGAGCATCGGGCCGGCCGATGCGTTCCGTATCCGCTCGCTCAAGCGTGGCATTGCCGAAGTGGTGGTGCGGGCCGGGCGGATCGAGGACGGCACGCTGGCCAACGGTGCGATCACCATCACTGCCCTCCAGGACGTGTTTGGCCTGCCATCGGCATCCTTTGTTGCGGTCCCTCCCAGCGGCTACGTCCCGCCCGATCGCTCGCCACAGGCGGTCAGCCAGCGGCGCCTGATGGAGGTGCCATACCGTGAGCTGGCTGGCCTGATCGATCCGGCCAACCTGGCGCTGCTCGACGTCACTGCGGCCTGGCTGTCGACGTTGGCGGCTAAGCCGTCCGGGCTATCGCTCAACTACAACCTCACTACACGCCCAGGGGTTAGCGGTTCGTTCGTCGATCGGGGCGTCGCGGACTGGTGCCCGACCGCCCAGCTCGTCGGCGCCATTCCCGTCTCGACTGCGCCCACTGTGGCTACGCTGACCAGCGGCCTCGATCTGGATCGCGTCTCCCTGGGGCAGGCGGCGCTGATCGACGATGAGATCGTGCGGGTTGATGCGATTGACCTGGGCACCGGCTCGGTGACCTTGGGGCGCGGCTGCGCAGACACTGTGCCCCGCGAGCACGCGGCAGGGGCGCGGGTGTGGTTCTACGACACGTTTGAAGGGGTGGACGAGACTGAGTACTCCTCGGGCGTCACGGTGCAGGCCAGGCTGCTGACCAATACCAGTATCGGACAGCTCGCCCCAGGTCTGGCCGGTACCGACAGCCTGGCTCTTGTTGGGCGCCAAGGGAGACCTTACCCGCCTGGGCAGTTCACCATCGGTGGCAGCAGCTGGCCGACCAGCATCGAGGGTGACGTGGTGCTGGGCTGGGCTCATAGGAACAGGTTGAGCCAGGCTGATCAGCTGATCGACACAAGCCTCGGCAGCATCGGCCCCGAGGCCGGCACTACTTACAGCTGCCGGCTGCTGCGCGCTGACACCAGCGCGGTGCTGGCTAGCCAGACAGGTCTCGCCGGCACTACAGCCACCCTGGCGACCACCTACGTGGGCCAAGTCATTGCCGAGGTGTGGTCGGTGCGTGGAGGGATTGAGAGCCTACAGAGGCAGCGGTGGCAGTTCGGACATACCAACCCGCCACCACCGTGATTTGGCAATTCCCTTGCCTTATGTGAAAGAATCAGCGCCTCACATTTATCGCGCACATCAAAGCGATTTTTCGCGCGGCGCTACATAACGCCGCGATGGCAACGCAGGTAGTTTTTCAACGGCTTGCTGAGGGGTTTCATGACGCGTACTCATACCACCGTTTTCGTTCTCGTTGCCATCGTGGCTCTGGTGCTGGGCCTGACCGTCAACAAGGTGCTCAACAGCCGGAGCCAGGGCGACCCGGCGGCGCTGCTTGATGCCGGCATCGTGCTGCTGCCGCAGAACCGCAGCCTGCCGGCGCTGACCCTGATCGATCAGGACGGCAAGGAGGTCGCGGTGGACCAGCTCAAGGGTGACTGGAAGCTGTTGTTCTTCGGCTACACCTTCTGCCCGGACATCTGCCCGGCCACCCTCGCCCAGCTGCGCCAGTTGCAGACGCAACTGCCTGAGGAAACCCGCGCGCGGCTGAAGGTGGTGATGGTCAGCGTCGATCCCCATCGGGACACGCCGGAGCAACTGAGCAAGTACCTGAACTACTTCGACGCCGGCTTCAAGGGCCTGACCGGCGAGGAAGCGACGCTGCAGAAATTCGCCAATTCGGTGAGCATCCCCTACATCCCGGCCGACACCAGCAAGGAAAACTACACCGTCGATCACAGCGGCAATCTGGTGATCATCGGCCCGGATGGCACCCAGCGCGGCTTCATCCGCGCGCCGATCAACAACGCCAAGCTGGCCGCGCAACTGCCGGGGCTGGTTTCAGGCTCGTAGGGCGCACCGGCCAGTACTCGAAGGCATTGGTATTGGTGCGCACGGCGCACCCTACAGCGCGAATGGCAGCGGCAGATTGACCTGCTGGCGCTGCGCCAGGCGCCGCTGGAATTCGGCGGGATCGTGGATCAGCACTTCCTGCCCGGCGAACGACTCGGCCGCGATCAGGCGTGACAGCCAGAAGCGCACGCAAGCCACGCGCAGCATGGTCGGCCACAGCTCGGCCTCGGCGGCGGTGAAGGGGCGCAGCGCCGCGTAGGCGCCGAGCAGCGCGCGGGCGCGAGCGCCGTCCAGGCTGCCATCCTCGTGCGAGCACCAGTCGTTCAGGGTGATCGCCAGGTCGTAGAGCATCGGCCCCGAGCAGGCATTGTAGAAGTCGATCACGCCAGCCAGGTGGTTGCCGTCGAACAGCACGTTGTCACGGAACAGGTCGGCATGCAGATTCGCCCGCGGCAGGGCGAGGATGCGCGGCTTCAATTCGGCAATCTCGGCCAGCGCATCGCGCAGCAGCGGCAACGCCTGCTCGTCGAGCTTGAGGGCCAGGCTCGGGCCTTCGGCCAGCATCCAGTCCAGGCCGCGATCGCTGCGTCTTTCGATGGGTGCATCGCGGGTGGCCAGATGGATGCGTGCCAGCAGACTGCCGACCTCCTGGCAGTGGTGCGCGTTGGCCTCGCGCACATGCTTGCCGGCCAGCCGCGGCTGCAGCAGCGCCGGTTTTTCCGCCAGGCTGCGCAGCGCTTCGCCTTGCTGCGTGCGCAGGGCGTAGGGCACGGGCAGGCCGGCGTCGTGCAGTACGTCGAGCAGTTCGATGAAGAACGGCAGGTCGGCCACCGGGCCGCGTTCGACCAGGGTCAGAACGTACTCGCCCTGCTCCAGGCTGACGAAGAAGTTGCTGTTTTCGCTGCCTGCAGCGATGCCCTGGAAGTCACGCAACCGGCCAAGCCCGTAGGGCGCCAGGAAGACTTCGAGCTCGTGACGCTCCAGGGGGGTGAATACCGACATATCAGAACTGCCTTGTTACCAACTGAAGATTTCCCAGGACGGGATCAGCATGTCCGGGTCGTCCGAGCGTATGAAGTTGCCGTCGCTGCCGTCGGCGCGCACCAGGAAGTAGGGCTTGCCGTTCTTCGGGATCACCTTGATCGCGTACAGGAAGCCGTTGACGCGGTATTCCTCGATGGTGCGGTCGCCATCCTGGCGGATGGTCACGTCCGGGTCGCCGGACACCGGGTCATCGGCGTGCGCGGCAAGCGGAAGGCAGGCCAGCAGGCCGACCAGCAACAGGCGTTTGGCTGTACCCATGGTAACCTTGCTCCTTATTTTTCAATGATGCGGTCATTCTAACAGGCCGTTGAAAAACTACCTGCGTTGCCATTGCTGCGTTAAAAACAGGCTCAGAATGCTCATTTACAGCTCGTAAACTCCGCTTCCTCGCCTGTTTTTGCCTTGCACTGGCTGCCTCGCCTACGTTTTTCAACTACCTGTTAGCGCCGCACCCGCCGAAAAGGTTGATCCCGCGCATGAGCCAAGCTCCCCTCGTTCTGGTCGACGGTTCCTCGTATCTGTACCGCGCCTTCCACGCCCTGCCGCCGCTGACCACCTCCAAGGGCATGCCTACCGGTGCGGTGAAGGGTGTGCTGAACATGCTCAAGAGCCTGCGCAAGCAGTACCCCGACAGCCCCTTCGCCGTGGTCTTCGATGCCAAGGGCGGTACCTTCCGCGACGAGCTGTTCGCCGAGTACAAGGCCAACCGCCCGTCCATGCCGGACGAGTTGCGCGTGCAGGTCGAGCCGCTGCACGCCAGCGTACGCGCCCTGGGCCTGCCGCTGCTGTGCGTGGAGGGGGTCGAGGCCGACGACGTGATCGGCACCCTGGCCCGCCAGGCCGCGGCGCAGCAGCGCGACGTGGTGATCTCCACCGGCGACAAGGACATGGCGCAGTTGGTCTGCCCGCACGTTACGCTGGTCAACACCATGACCGGAAGCGTCTACGACATCGATGGCGTGAAAGAGAAATTCGGTGTCGGTCCCGAGCTGATCATCGATTACCTGGCGCTGATGGGCGACAAGGTCGACAACATCCCCGGCGTGCCCGGTGTAGGCGAAAAGACCGCGCTGGGCCTGCTGGTCGGCGTCGGCGGTGGCCTCGACGTGCTCTACGCCAACCTCGACAAGGTGCCCGAGCTGCCGATCCGCGGCGCCAAGAGCCTGCCGGCCAAGCTCGAGGAACACCGCGAGATGGCCTATCTCTCCTACCAGCTGGCCACCATCAAGACCGATGTGCCGCTGAACATCGAGATCGATTCGCTGCACCCGGGCGAGCCGGATCAGGCGACCCTGGTGCAGCTGTACGGCGAGCTCGAATTCAAGGCCTGGCTCGACGAGCTGTTGCGTCAGAACAAGGCCCTGGCCGCCAAGGCCGCCGTGCCGGCCGGCGACCTGTTCGCCGAGCCTGCCGGGCTGGCAACCGAGCAAGCGTCCGAGACCCCTCCGATGGGCGCCGGCGATTACGAGCTGGTGCTGGAGCAGGCACAGTTCGACGCCTGGCTGAAGAAGCTGGAGCAGGCCGAGCTGATCGCCTTCGACAGCGAAACCACCAGTATCGACGCGCAGCAGGCGCAGCTGGTCGGTCTGTCCTTCGCGGTCAAGGCCGGCGAGGCTGCCTACGTGCCGCTGGCGCACAGCTATATGGGCGTGCCGCAGCAGCTCGACCGCGACGCCGTGCTCAAGGCGCTCAAGCCGATCCTCGAAGACCCGGCCAAGGCCAAGGTCGGCCAGCACGCCAAGTACGACATCAACGTCCTGGCCAATGCCAGCACGCCCATCGCCGTGCAGGGCGTGGCCTTCGATACCATGCTCGAATCCTACGTGCTCGATTCCACCGCCACGCGCCACGACATGGACAGCCTGGCGCTGAAATACCTGGGCCACAGCACCATCCGCTTCGAGGACATCGCCGGCCGGGGCGCCAAGCAGCTGACCTTCGACCAGATCGCCCTGGAGCAGGCCGGCCCTTACGCCGCCGAGGACGCCGACGTGACCCTGCGCCTGCACCAGGAGCTTTGGGGCAGGCTTGAGGCCGTGCCGTCACTGGCCAAGGTGCTGCGCGAGATCGAAATTCCGCTGGTGCCGGTGCTCGCGCGCATCGAGCGCAACGGCGCGCTGGTCGATGCCAAGCTGCTCGGCGAGCAGAGCGTCGAGCTGGGCGAAAAACTGGTGGAACTGGAGCGCAAGGCCTTCGAGATCGCCGGCGAGGAATTCAACCTGGCCTCGCCCAAGCAGCTGGGCGTGATCCTCTATGAAAAACTCGGCTACCCGGTAATCAGCAAGACCGCCAAGGGCCAGCCCTCCACTGCCGAGGCAGTACTCGCCGAGCTGGCCGAGCAGGACTTCGAGCTGCCCAAGGTGCTGATGCAGTACCGCTCCCTGAGCAAGCTCAAGAGCACCTACACCGACAAGTTGCCGGAGCAGATCAACCCGCGCACCGGGCGCATCCACACCAGCTACCACCAGGCGGTGGCGGCGACCGGCCGTCTGTCGTCGAGCGACCCGAACCTGCAGAACATCCCAATCCGCACCGCCGAGGGCAGGCGTATTCGCCAGGCGTTCGTCGCGCCCAAGGGCTACAAGATGATGGCGGCGGACTATTCGCAGATCGAGCTGCGCATCATGGCCCACCTGGCCAAGGACGAAGGCCTGCTCGACGCCTTCCGCCATGATCTGGACGTGCACAAGGCCACTGCCGCCGAAGTGTTCGGCGTGGCGCTGGAGGAGGTGACCAGCGACCAGCGGCGCAAGGCCAAGGCCATCAACTTCGGCCTGATCTACGGCATGAGCGCCTTCGGCCTGGCCAAGCAGATCGACGTCGAGCGCAAGGAGGCGCAGGCCTATATCGACCGCTACTTCGCGCGCTATCCCGGCGTGCTGAGCTACATGGAGCGCACCCGCGCGCAGGCTGCCGAGCAGGGCTATGTGGAGACCGTGTTCGGTCGCCGCCTGTACCTGCCGGAGATCCACGCGCAGAACCAGGCCATGCGCAAGGGCGCCGAGCGCGCGGCGATCAACGCGCCGATGCAGGGCACTGCGGCGGACATCATCAAGCGCGCGATGATCGCTGTGGATGACTGGCTGCAAGGCAGCGGCATCGACGCCCGCATCATTCTCCAGGTGCACGACGAACTGGTTCTCGAGGTTCGCGAGGATCTGCTCGAAGAGGTCGGCGCCCAGCTCAAGGTGCTGATGGGTGGGGCCGCGCAGCTGGATGTGCCACTGCTGGTGGAAGTCGGCGTAGGCGCCAACTGGGACGAAGCGCATTGACCCGCGCGAAGCGGCGCGAGGCCGCGGCAGCTCTGGCTTATGGTCTTGAGGGCTGAATCGACGCTTTCTTATGGCAAATGGTTTTTAAGAAGGCGATGAACTTTCCGCGGCGCCGCCCGGTCAGAGCTCATGAATGGCCGCAAAGCCCTTCAATGCTCCTTTGTTGTGTTAAGTGTTGGCAGACATCTGAACCCCGCCCTAGCGGTT
Coding sequences:
- the polA gene encoding DNA polymerase I, whose protein sequence is MSQAPLVLVDGSSYLYRAFHALPPLTTSKGMPTGAVKGVLNMLKSLRKQYPDSPFAVVFDAKGGTFRDELFAEYKANRPSMPDELRVQVEPLHASVRALGLPLLCVEGVEADDVIGTLARQAAAQQRDVVISTGDKDMAQLVCPHVTLVNTMTGSVYDIDGVKEKFGVGPELIIDYLALMGDKVDNIPGVPGVGEKTALGLLVGVGGGLDVLYANLDKVPELPIRGAKSLPAKLEEHREMAYLSYQLATIKTDVPLNIEIDSLHPGEPDQATLVQLYGELEFKAWLDELLRQNKALAAKAAVPAGDLFAEPAGLATEQASETPPMGAGDYELVLEQAQFDAWLKKLEQAELIAFDSETTSIDAQQAQLVGLSFAVKAGEAAYVPLAHSYMGVPQQLDRDAVLKALKPILEDPAKAKVGQHAKYDINVLANASTPIAVQGVAFDTMLESYVLDSTATRHDMDSLALKYLGHSTIRFEDIAGRGAKQLTFDQIALEQAGPYAAEDADVTLRLHQELWGRLEAVPSLAKVLREIEIPLVPVLARIERNGALVDAKLLGEQSVELGEKLVELERKAFEIAGEEFNLASPKQLGVILYEKLGYPVISKTAKGQPSTAEAVLAELAEQDFELPKVLMQYRSLSKLKSTYTDKLPEQINPRTGRIHTSYHQAVAATGRLSSSDPNLQNIPIRTAEGRRIRQAFVAPKGYKMMAADYSQIELRIMAHLAKDEGLLDAFRHDLDVHKATAAEVFGVALEEVTSDQRRKAKAINFGLIYGMSAFGLAKQIDVERKEAQAYIDRYFARYPGVLSYMERTRAQAAEQGYVETVFGRRLYLPEIHAQNQAMRKGAERAAINAPMQGTAADIIKRAMIAVDDWLQGSGIDARIILQVHDELVLEVREDLLEEVGAQLKVLMGGAAQLDVPLLVEVGVGANWDEAH